Proteins encoded within one genomic window of Amorphoplanes friuliensis DSM 7358:
- the rpsK gene encoding 30S ribosomal protein S11: MPPKARAGAPVKKVRRKERKNVAHGQAHIKSTFNNTIVSITDPTGAVISWASSGQVGFKGSRKSTPFAAQLAAEAAARRAMEHGMRKVDVFVKGPGSGRETAIRSLQAAGLEVGQISDVTPQPHNGCRPPKRRRV; this comes from the coding sequence ATGCCACCGAAGGCACGCGCTGGGGCCCCTGTCAAAAAGGTCCGGCGCAAGGAACGCAAGAACGTCGCCCACGGGCAGGCGCACATCAAGAGCACCTTCAACAACACCATCGTGTCGATCACCGACCCGACCGGTGCTGTGATCTCCTGGGCCTCGTCCGGCCAGGTTGGCTTCAAGGGCTCCCGCAAGTCGACTCCGTTCGCCGCGCAGCTGGCCGCCGAGGCCGCCGCTCGCCGGGCCATGGAGCACGGCATGCGCAAGGTCGACGTGTTCGTCAAGGGCCCCGGTTCCGGCCGGGAGACCGCCATCCGTTCGCTGCAGGCCGCGGGCCTCGAGGTCGGTCAGATCTCCGACGTCACGCCGCAGCCGCACAACGGTTGCCGTCCGCCTAAGCGTCGCCGGGTCTAA